The segment acaaaaaaacttaaATTCCAGAAGAGACAGTGATTCATTCACATTCCAGCTGCTACATCCTGCTGTTTGACCATTTTTTGTCTTTGGCTGATGACTTCATATTAATGTTTTTTAGTAACCATAGTTCCAGTTCCTCTAAATATCTGATGTATAACCACTGGGCCAAACTTTGATCTTTGGAATGTGACCTGaacttttaactgatttttcaTGAACCTTAATAATTCCACCAACTTGAATCTAAACTCAAAGCTTTTTGTTCAGACAGGGACAGCTGGAAGGATGAGCCTGCTATGTGCGgttgttattttaaaaaaaaattaagattttTTGTAATATATCGTGGGTGGTGGTCAAGTAGttagtacacttggtttcagtgtggaaggttctgggttcaaaccccacccctgccacatttctccatgtaatgtggagttgtatcaggaagggcatccggcgtaaaacctgtgccaattcaacatgcagatccacctctgatttgctgtggtgacccctagtgCAAAACCAAGAAAGCAGCCAAATGGACTTACTTTTATTTTTCTGATATAGTAACATTTCAGCCACAAGGAGTCTGTCGCACAATAAACTTTGGCTGCCATTTCTGAACAAATtctaagaataaagaaacaagatTTAACTGCTGTTTTTCAACTAGCTGTCGCTGGCGGCAGCAGACACTGAGAACACACCTTTTTTTCCTGCAGGTGGACCTTTTCCTGAGCACTGCTCTGTCTGTGGACCGCTTTGTTGCCGTCAGGTGGCCCTTACGCTATGAGTTCTTAGTGTGTCCTCAGAGAAGAAAAGCAGCTGTTGCTGGCATCTGGATGTTACCAGCTGTGTTCAGCACTGCGGCTCTGGGTATGAACCTGAGCACCGTCCAGGTCGACTTTTCCATTCTTCGCTGTCGACCGCTCATCTTTACACCCTGCCTGTCCTGGACGTTGGCTGTGGTTCTTACTGTGGGGACAGCTGTGGTGATCCCACTCTGCTACCTGACCATCCTGGGATGTTTCTGCTTCCTTTGTTGGGATATGCGCGCAGGTCTGAGCTGCGCGAGCAGAGCGTGTGTGACCCTGAGCCTCCAGGCAGCTCAGACCCTTCTGTTCTCTGTTCCTCTGCTCATGGACACCTACCTGCTCCCTGGTTACCTGCACAGTGATGCCTTAGATATAGCAACCACCATCACTTACGATCTGGGGATCACTCTCATCCCGTTGGCCTACGGTTACCGCTCACGGGAGCTGCAGCGAAGGATACGGCAGGCTGCCCACAGAAATACAGCCAACAATCAAAACGAACTGTAGCTGATGATTCAACTTGTACTGTTGCAATAAGAGATTCATTGTGTACTTTTCCTGCATCATACTTATTTATCTAAAATGAGCAGTACTTTTAAATATGTTAGTACTTGTATAAATAAGCTTAAATTGATTTGAAAATCCCTAACCTATGTTGCTGAACCCAGCCTTCAACTTGTACAAGCTCTTAGCAAGGTACAACCTATAGTCACAAGTTTCATAAAGTCCTTGGGGCATTATTGTGTCCACTAAGTTTCAGAGACTCGCCACCTGGTGGGCATAATTAGAAGTGAAACATGCTCAATGTCAAACGTGTATGCGGTCTtcaagtttcaccttgatacacTAAATCTTTGCCCAGATATCACATACACAAGGTTTCAGAGATCCCCCCTTCTGGTGGCCATACTTGAAATTAAAACGCGCCCAAGATCGAAGGTGGCCAAGATCTTAGCGAAGTGACCATATGTACCAACTTTAAAACTTGATATTATGAAGTCTTTGCCGGGATAAGACATACAAATTGGCCAGAAGGACAGATGGAGTCAAGCCTAGACCTGCTCTGCAGTTAGTGATAAAGGTAAAAACAGCTAAATTAAATTTTTTGTTGTTACTGAAACATAACTGCTGGACCAATGACATTCTtctatttcaaaataaataaaacaagataaactGCTGTGAATATATTTAATTCATACTTTAAATATCACTATtaattaaagttctctgtcatccAAGTAGGAGATACTGTATTTTAAAGTTTACAGAAATGAGACGTCTGGATAGTCGTCAAGACATTCAATGTCTTGACCACCAACAATAAGTCCAATTGCTGTATATCTGAACATTAATGtactatatatgtatatattttcttaAATCACAATGTACTGTACAAAACATTCAAGAATACTGAGGTGCAAATACAGAAGGTGCAACATTCAATTCTAGAGAAAAataccctaataataataatttaaagatAAAACAGTGGTTTAAATGTTCTGAACAATGAGGTTGGGCTTCTTCTCTGAAAGTTAAAATTACACCACAGGCATCTAAATAATAATATACTGTCACCAACTGTTCATATGACAAAGCGCGGCAAGAGTACAAACAtccctgaaaaaaaacaaaacaacatacgGGCACAATATGGactggccaaaaaaacaaaacaaaaacatgccattATTAAAACAACACACTCCAACAGGGCATTAGGTACTCAGACATTCTGTACCTGACAGTAAACTTTATCACTGATCAACATGTCAAAGGAACGCAACAATCCAAACAAGATAAAAAATGTATCTTCCACTGAGTGATGTTTATAACTGAATGTATTAAATCCAGTTatggtcagatgtttacatacacatCATGGCAGTATTGGGGGTTTAATCATTTCATTATTTTGGGTTTTATGAACATAGGGTCAAAAGCAAACATCATGCCTAATACTTGGCTGTATAACCCTTAAgcaccggtcacaacccaccgtgcattttttttttcgccgtacgttttctgcggatgccacagccactacatttttgtgaaaacgtatggaggcagtagcaagaggagggactaCGTTCAACGcatgtctctaggagtgtaacgataaagagagttgacaataaagcagtgtgtgtggggtcgttttttcttttgttgtgtgtgttatgAGCGGGACTGGAGCGGCAGGGTTTTTCGGCGtctgcgatgcatgagcatgtccagcctgcagcggtca is part of the Thalassophryne amazonica chromosome 11, fThaAma1.1, whole genome shotgun sequence genome and harbors:
- the LOC117520045 gene encoding olfactory receptor 10G4-like; amino-acid sequence: MNSSCNLSMLEAQSQMNDTIYHLIKLVSTCVSCSLNTLLSAPLLLVISRSPSLLRHTRFLLLTNLLLCINLQQLLWMIKAILLNSNESMPAAQCLIFLTAIQMCSMVDLFLSTALSVDRFVAVRWPLRYEFLVCPQRRKAAVAGIWMLPAVFSTAALGMNLSTVQVDFSILRCRPLIFTPCLSWTLAVVLTVGTAVVIPLCYLTILGCFCFLCWDMRAGLSCASRACVTLSLQAAQTLLFSVPLLMDTYLLPGYLHSDALDIATTITYDLGITLIPLAYGYRSRELQRRIRQAAHRNTANNQNEL